Proteins found in one Mucilaginibacter gracilis genomic segment:
- a CDS encoding RNA polymerase sigma factor, which produces MMTETGEQQLLAMIRKGDYDSFGEMHRRHYDLLFGLALKKLGDENEAYDLLQDLFTELWLKRADLFIHNPLENYLKNRLWFKLSSHFRAKGFRQQQFRHFAEFLKSEQETGPVTAAGDIYEAELNYEALIDTINRTIEAMPEKMREIFVMSRSNDYSIAEIAAQLDLSPQTVKNQISNALTRLRQATAQSGLSAAGLLALVCLTNI; this is translated from the coding sequence ATGATGACCGAAACAGGCGAACAGCAATTACTGGCAATGATCCGCAAGGGTGATTACGATTCGTTCGGGGAAATGCACCGCCGGCATTACGACCTGCTGTTTGGCCTAGCCCTTAAAAAATTGGGGGACGAAAACGAAGCCTACGACCTGCTGCAAGATCTTTTTACCGAGCTATGGCTTAAGCGGGCGGATCTTTTTATCCATAACCCGCTGGAAAATTACCTGAAGAACCGTTTATGGTTCAAGTTATCTTCCCATTTCCGCGCCAAGGGTTTCCGGCAGCAGCAGTTCCGTCACTTTGCTGAATTCCTGAAAAGCGAACAGGAAACCGGGCCTGTAACAGCAGCAGGAGATATCTACGAGGCCGAGCTCAATTACGAAGCACTGATCGATACCATTAACCGGACTATTGAGGCGATGCCCGAGAAAATGCGCGAAATCTTTGTGATGAGCCGCAGCAACGATTATTCTATCGCGGAGATCGCCGCGCAATTGGACCTCTCCCCGCAAACGGTAAAAAACCAGATCAGCAACGCGCTCACCCGCCTGCGGCAGGCAACCGCCCAATCGGGACTATCCGCCGCCGGCTTACTCGCCCTGGTCTGCTTAACAAATATTTAA
- a CDS encoding transposase: MSLPSWIQKFKEPKTEIRLIKGTFYKYAVEYRYNSEKKRTDKITLELLGKITEKEGFVPSDKKLIKDKGNSLPVVDIKTYGLYNLFTSLLAEDLPSLLTLFPEPVSQTLLTVAMMRFAYQHPIKRMPFQHAHDYCSLNWVTKGLDDKAITAALKYVGENRELLLGWMKGRLGVREAMQDKFVMIDSTHIPSLSEHLSVNAMGYNPQHSYDPQIRLMYIFSAQMQQPVYYRLINGNITDVTSMKICVDELNIKDVVFIADKGFYSKKNVADLKTASIHFIIPLYRNNNLIDYEPLQQANFKKGIKNYFTYQKRVVWYYEYEKEGLMLTTYLDERLRVEEEADFLTRTQTHPDKYKEVDFFERVDRFGTLTLTNHLPEAVSAQMLYETYKQRNEIEVMFDAYKHFLLADKTYMQNRYVLEGWLMANFIAMIAYYRLYTRLKTANKLSKYAPKDIVEISKSIYQTKIRNTWVRSEITKKTKDLFKSIDIDYLN; this comes from the coding sequence ATGTCGTTACCTTCCTGGATTCAAAAATTTAAAGAGCCAAAAACAGAGATCAGGCTTATCAAGGGTACATTTTACAAGTACGCTGTTGAGTATCGTTATAATTCTGAAAAAAAGCGGACGGATAAAATAACCCTGGAACTTCTTGGTAAAATCACCGAGAAGGAGGGCTTTGTCCCGTCGGATAAAAAACTAATAAAAGATAAAGGCAACAGCCTGCCGGTAGTAGATATCAAAACATACGGATTGTATAATCTCTTTACGTCTTTGCTTGCTGAGGATCTTCCCAGTTTACTTACACTCTTCCCAGAGCCTGTTAGTCAAACATTATTGACAGTAGCAATGATGCGTTTTGCTTATCAGCACCCAATAAAGCGTATGCCGTTTCAACATGCACATGACTACTGTTCTCTGAACTGGGTCACAAAAGGTCTTGATGACAAAGCAATTACAGCTGCATTGAAATATGTAGGAGAAAACAGAGAACTATTGCTGGGCTGGATGAAAGGCAGATTAGGGGTAAGGGAAGCTATGCAGGATAAATTTGTAATGATTGATTCTACGCACATACCATCCCTTTCAGAACATCTTTCAGTCAACGCAATGGGTTATAATCCACAGCATAGCTATGATCCACAAATACGCCTGATGTACATTTTTTCTGCACAAATGCAACAACCGGTGTATTATAGACTTATCAATGGGAATATTACTGACGTTACATCGATGAAGATATGTGTAGACGAACTAAATATCAAAGATGTGGTTTTCATTGCCGACAAGGGATTTTACAGCAAGAAAAACGTCGCTGACCTCAAAACTGCCTCCATTCATTTCATTATCCCACTATACAGAAATAATAATCTCATAGATTATGAACCGCTACAGCAAGCCAATTTTAAAAAAGGTATAAAGAATTATTTCACCTATCAGAAGAGGGTGGTCTGGTATTATGAATATGAAAAAGAAGGACTGATGCTAACTACTTACCTTGACGAGCGCCTTAGAGTAGAAGAAGAAGCTGATTTCCTTACCCGTACTCAAACACATCCTGATAAGTATAAAGAAGTTGATTTCTTTGAACGGGTTGACCGTTTTGGAACACTTACACTCACGAATCACCTGCCTGAAGCGGTGTCCGCACAAATGTTATATGAAACCTACAAACAGCGCAATGAAATAGAAGTCATGTTTGACGCCTACAAGCACTTCCTGCTTGCAGACAAAACCTACATGCAGAACCGATATGTGCTGGAAGGATGGTTAATGGCAAATTTTATAGCCATGATCGCATACTACAGGTTGTATACACGACTAAAAACAGCAAACAAACTTTCAAAATATGCACCAAAGGACATAGTAGAAATATCAAAAAGCATCTACCAAACTAAAATCCGAAACACCTGGGTAAGATCCGAAATAACAAAAAAGACAAAAGACCTCTTTAAATCTATTGACATAGACTACCTAAATTAG